The stretch of DNA GCAGATGCAGGGAGATGTCGATGTCCTCGTGCATGATGTCCGCCTTGTCACGGCACACGTTGTCTTTGATTTTCTCCCACGCGCTGGCCCGCACCGCCATATTCGAGCCGAACAGCAGCACCTTGTCGTCGTCCGCGCGATAGGTGACCTTGCGTACTTTGTTGTCGCCTTCCAATCCGAGTCGTTCCGCGGGCATGTCGTAATAGACCGCAGGGCCGGTGGCGCCCATGGCGCTCGGGTCACGCTCGAAGATATCGGAGACGACCTCCACCCAGTCCGGTTTGAGCATGCAGTCCGCATCGATACGGCCGTACACATCGCCAAGCGCCGCGGAAAAACCGAAATCGCGCGTGGGAATAAGCCCTTGTTCCTTGTCCTGGTGGACTAATTTGACCGGCGAAGGGCTGGGCTGATGGTCAATGAAGCGTTGCACCAGTTCACAGGTTTTATCGCTTGAC from Bifidobacterium sp. ESL0800 encodes:
- a CDS encoding glycosyltransferase family A protein, yielding MVKVSIVIPAYNEQERIVSCLSNAVCQSVAPYEVIVVDNKSSDKTCELVQRFIDHQPSPSPVKLVHQDKEQGLIPTRDFGFSAALGDVYGRIDADCMLKPDWVEVVSDIFERDPSAMGATGPAVYYDMPAERLGLEGDNKVRKVTYRADDDKVLLFGSNMAVRASAWEKIKDNVCRDKADIMHEDIDISLHLLDQGLKTVYCEAMITGVSARRMDTSFSSFRKYMQRFQNTFDAHPNHTRAHDTERTLYALYPALRAFYPVYQKYLNHRNVNPARRIWSKEQHEISNHR